CGCGCCAATTACTTTGTCCGATGCGAACAACAACGCCAATACTGAACTCATTACCCTCTCTCCCGATAGCATTACCGCGCTCGAGCAGGTGAGGAGACAATTCGATGATCAAGCGATTGAAGAGATGGCCGCGTCGTTAAGCTCGGTCGGCCAACAGTTGCCTATTATTGTCCAAAAGACCGGCACCACCTACACCATCATCGATGGTGAGTGTCGTTGGCGCGCAGCGAAAACGATTCCGGGATTTAAACTTCTCGCCGTGGTGAAATTAGATTTCAATCGGGACGATCGTGCCAATTTATTAATTTCTCAGATTGTGGCCAACGAACAACGAAACCAGCTTAATCCCTATGAGATTTCAGTGGCCTTGAACGAGCTCAAGGAACTTGGCCTCACCGCGCTTCAGATAGCAGAACGTATCGGTTGGTTAAGCAAAGTAGCTAAGGGCAAACAGTCCAAGCCCAACGATGATAAGGTTCAGCGCTACATTAATATCATCGAGCTCGATGATCGCGGCCTTGAATTAATTCAATCTGGCGTCATTAAAGACATTAATATCATTAACAACCTTCGCAGCATCCTTTCCCTCAACGCGGAGCGTTACCAGGAACTATTAAGTAAGGCTGAGCATCCAAGCACACGCTTAACCCGGTCAGACACCAGCAAGGTACTGAGCACGCTTCGCCAAGCCGACGCCGACGTCCCCACCGATGAGGAAGCGGCCGAGTCGAAGGCTCGCGCTCAACAGGATGACCTAGCGTCCCAGGCATCCGACCTACTTGATGCCCATGAAACGGCCGGTGAGTCCAGTGCGCCGCCGCCTGACGCGATGTCGGATGGCGACGAAGAAGCGATTGATCCGAGCGCCCCAGATCCGGGTTATCAATGTCAAAAAGACCCCTCCGAGGTGTCCTTTAGCTCTGAACCTGCACCGACCGGACACGATGACCGACTGAATGATCACAGTTATGATGAGACACAGCACATTGTCGAGTTGTTAGTTTATGGTGACGCCCTGGACGTGTACCGTGACCAATATCTCGAGACACTTGACGTCAGTACCGTGATTAAGGAAGACTTAAATAACTGGATTTGGACATTAAACGTTCGTCAGCCGCGCAACGCACGATGCTCTGAATTAATGCTTGAGTTGATCCATCCGAAATATGATGCAGTGCACCGCCAACTTGTCAACATTAACGACTTGTATATTGAGCAAGCGACACTCGAGCAAGGTTAATGAGTTTCTTTTCTTAGGAGAAAGCGATGTTATGTACAGTGAGATACATTTAAGAACGATCCTCTCGTTGCGACACGTTATCGATTCATTATTTCGCCCAACACGCTTTAAGTTCGGGCCATATAAAGTCACGGCGGCTTGGGAAAGGGGCCCGAACCGTATTCAGGATGGAGCGTATAGCCCATATTACGACATTGATCTATCCAACGATTACCAAGAAGCACTTAAGCAGATTGCGTATTCGCTCGGCGCTGAATTCACCTTGATAGACGGAGAGCTCTTTGTGAGTTCCGACCAACGACTAGATGGACTGATTACGCTTAACCAGGGCACTCACGCTCTTACGCTTCATCGACTGCCCTGGTATCGCTGGAGAACAACATCTCGTACTTATTGCACCGATGGATATAATACTTAACACTACGACAAGGATCACAACATGGATGTTCACTTAACACTACAACGCGTTGCCCCGTCACAGGTAACCCATCACCCTGATTTTTCCACGGTCGAAGATTATTTTACGTTTACCGATCAAACCTGTGTCTACTTCCTGAGTTTTTTGGATGACGATTCAATCCCTCTGGTCATGAACGCCCTGTCCGAATCACTCCCTATCGACTTCATCTCGATCGGCGATCAGCTTTACGCCATTACCGAAGATGATGATCTTCAGGGCGATTTAACCATCGACACC
This region of uncultured Umboniibacter sp. genomic DNA includes:
- a CDS encoding ParB/RepB/Spo0J family partition protein: MNAPITLSDANNNANTELITLSPDSITALEQVRRQFDDQAIEEMAASLSSVGQQLPIIVQKTGTTYTIIDGECRWRAAKTIPGFKLLAVVKLDFNRDDRANLLISQIVANEQRNQLNPYEISVALNELKELGLTALQIAERIGWLSKVAKGKQSKPNDDKVQRYINIIELDDRGLELIQSGVIKDINIINNLRSILSLNAERYQELLSKAEHPSTRLTRSDTSKVLSTLRQADADVPTDEEAAESKARAQQDDLASQASDLLDAHETAGESSAPPPDAMSDGDEEAIDPSAPDPGYQCQKDPSEVSFSSEPAPTGHDDRLNDHSYDETQHIVELLVYGDALDVYRDQYLETLDVSTVIKEDLNNWIWTLNVRQPRNARCSELMLELIHPKYDAVHRQLVNINDLYIEQATLEQG